One region of Bacteroidales bacterium genomic DNA includes:
- a CDS encoding (Fe-S)-binding protein, producing the protein MTEKSFQVPIMSEIYAQGHKPEYLYWVGCAGAYDFRYKKVARAFAKILNYAQIDFAVLGHEESCTGDPARRAGNEMLFQMQALQNIQLFKQYEVKKILTTCPHCYNTLKNEYPDLGSTCEVIHYTEFLNNLMQKGIIPTIKANNNTTTYHDPCYLGRANKIYDAPRNILKNMGYSINEMKRNKSFALCCGAGGAQFFKESEPGTKEICTLRAEQALETNTKNIVTACPFCITMLTDGLKNLNKEEEVQVKDIAEIVAENLSL; encoded by the coding sequence ATGACAGAAAAATCTTTTCAAGTTCCCATAATGAGCGAGATTTATGCTCAGGGACACAAACCGGAATATTTATATTGGGTAGGCTGTGCTGGTGCATACGATTTTCGATACAAGAAAGTAGCCCGAGCTTTTGCCAAAATTCTCAATTATGCTCAAATAGACTTTGCTGTTCTTGGTCATGAAGAAAGCTGTACCGGCGACCCTGCTCGACGTGCCGGCAACGAAATGTTGTTTCAGATGCAAGCCTTGCAAAATATACAACTTTTTAAGCAATACGAGGTTAAGAAAATTTTAACAACTTGCCCACATTGCTACAATACACTCAAAAACGAATATCCCGATTTAGGCTCAACATGCGAAGTTATTCACTATACTGAGTTTTTAAATAATTTGATGCAAAAAGGCATTATTCCAACTATAAAAGCAAATAACAACACAACTACCTATCACGATCCTTGCTATTTAGGACGTGCTAATAAAATATACGATGCACCCCGCAATATTTTAAAAAATATGGGTTATAGCATAAACGAAATGAAACGCAATAAAAGTTTCGCTCTATGTTGTGGAGCCGGTGGTGCTCAATTTTTCAAAGAATCGGAACCAGGCACAAAAGAAATATGTACGCTAAGAGCCGAACAAGCCCTTGAAACCAATACTAAAAACATTGTTACAGCTTGCCCCTTTTGCATTACCATGCTAACCGATGGACTTAAAAACTTAAACAAGGAAGAAGAAGTTCAGGTTAAAGATATAGCAGAGATCGTTGCAGAAAATTTAAGTTTATAG
- a CDS encoding (Fe-S)-binding protein yields MSISQVIFIITLIITVGVFLFSIYRLAQFFKLTKKYPIGNWGKRISLVLKIALGQTKIFRFPFAGFLHAIVFWGFLVIIFGSIEMVIDGVFGIHKSLKVLGVFYDIIMGFGDIFAFLIAIAILIFIARRISHKVKRFDGQEMTPKAHKDAFLALSLIFLLMFSLLGMNSMEAILNPENSYPVSNLIAHILPICPCKAEGLYTFFWWTHIELIFIFANILPYSKHFHIFMSIPNVFLSRIEPLGKLNTMESITKELQLMMNPETAYEPQENTEPVRFGIKDCEDVTWKTYMDSLTCTQCGRCTSVCPAAQTGRKLSPRKLMMDLRARMNEKAPYLIKNKNYSDGKSYLNDYISLEELWACTLCNACAQECPVNIYHPQIIIDLRRYLVLEEGKAQGGLQAIFANIENNGAPWQYSPTERLNWINE; encoded by the coding sequence ATGAGTATATCACAAGTAATTTTTATTATTACGCTAATTATCACTGTTGGAGTTTTTTTATTCTCCATATATAGATTAGCACAGTTCTTTAAACTAACTAAAAAATATCCTATCGGCAATTGGGGCAAACGGATTAGTTTGGTATTAAAAATTGCTTTGGGTCAAACAAAAATTTTTCGTTTTCCATTTGCTGGTTTTTTACATGCAATTGTTTTTTGGGGTTTCTTAGTTATCATCTTCGGAAGTATTGAAATGGTAATTGATGGCGTTTTTGGCATTCACAAATCGCTCAAAGTATTAGGTGTTTTTTATGATATAATCATGGGATTTGGCGATATATTTGCTTTTTTAATAGCCATTGCCATATTGATATTTATTGCTCGTAGAATATCGCACAAAGTTAAGCGTTTCGATGGTCAAGAAATGACTCCCAAAGCGCATAAAGATGCTTTTTTAGCTCTTTCGCTCATTTTTTTACTTATGTTTTCGCTCTTGGGTATGAATAGCATGGAAGCCATTCTAAATCCTGAAAATTCTTACCCTGTAAGTAATTTAATTGCGCATATTCTTCCTATTTGTCCTTGTAAAGCCGAAGGTCTTTACACCTTTTTCTGGTGGACGCACATCGAATTGATATTTATTTTTGCCAATATATTACCCTATTCTAAACATTTCCATATTTTCATGTCTATACCTAATGTTTTCCTAAGCCGTATAGAACCCCTTGGTAAACTAAACACCATGGAAAGCATTACCAAAGAACTACAATTGATGATGAATCCCGAAACTGCTTATGAACCACAAGAAAATACTGAGCCAGTTCGTTTTGGCATAAAAGACTGTGAAGATGTAACATGGAAAACTTACATGGATTCGCTCACTTGTACACAATGTGGTCGCTGTACATCGGTATGTCCAGCTGCTCAAACGGGTCGAAAACTCTCACCTCGTAAACTTATGATGGACTTACGTGCTCGCATGAACGAGAAAGCTCCGTATTTGATTAAAAATAAAAACTATAGCGACGGGAAATCATACCTAAACGATTATATCAGCCTTGAAGAATTATGGGCATGTACACTTTGTAACGCTTGTGCCCAAGAATGCCCCGTAAACATATATCATCCTCAAATAATCATTGACCTACGCCGATATTTAGTATTAGAAGAAGGAAAGGCTCAAGGAGGCTTACAAGCCATTTTTGCAAACATAGAAAATAATGGTGCTCCTTGGCAATATTCACCAACCGAACGTTTAAATTGGATTAACGAATGA